A region from the Candidatus Thermoplasmatota archaeon genome encodes:
- a CDS encoding CARDB domain-containing protein — protein MRRLARSPDGSVRRSALLVLVLLLAPSVVAHHETPNTAGDGLPKTPDPVRDAENALANLSTTPTLDHARDQLLAIERAAFETAREEARARNVSAEVLPSGLAPVFRDAFDAGHRVGGLGDWRVLAGAWRVDGAVGLDGSAAYTMTNATHGRYASGESLLVSPAIDLSAYPAQAGAVPYAANHVSRQVLLLFRQAYTLMNLVDGGQVYLFLRDPEAPGARRILLEPMAGFGAYADGVSALGGRGFTGHRDWHQVGFDLTPFSGRTLWLGFRLVASPKADATPPPDWPSQFEGAAPYGWRLDDLEVVTPAWGLNLKVVDVTGPSFRLDEKDPLVRIPPGENATVRAEILHAAASAREAVARLTVDGLGKPTVATARAFLRPGEVWRPAVTFLAPDTPGARVTVTAEAWYPGLDGGPAPGDPTPDNADSRTFLVSRVQRADVRVTPSSSMVDDGGTVHATVRVTNTGNSDLRAILDVREHLPSGVGTPAGSGGTAELGALDVDLAPGAARSFVLAARPVARGEHAIVARLVDAGVLVANATARYYVHASPPPAFFDPGDAARPWRWTAERATAVPVLDDWMWVSRHSGAAVPNTLIARATPDATAEGDGVRFKDLKLTARYFPLEMVSMVVEISRPNPVGFGASTDAARSVVWRHEVDVAGSPEIKEQRLAWQDLAVYVDPLETEGYLDTWSARGLEVAVRAAHGATAGNATGLFLDDLRLSGVPVGGDPADRLDIVRITGNETYIRGAPPTDVGPVFPSACAWERETFLEILVKQHCWRRVSAADARAALSAPDWSRLAGPVPARLGRSDAIAVMDTTASNDPSRLLSQPIRLEAATSPVLTFDHAYAFTSAPLDTPGLVNSFRIGKVGFVEVQWLLPDGTWSPFHRLEPVGGYPHPLEKNDAGQTRTKGAVTSWTPYFGFYHPGACDMDVFAGCDGGGYYKNVDASGQLRWREYPPTPKRETSTFFLDPSRLGGKNLSDAVIRIAFHASSSQGAGGSSKSVWTIDNVRLNPVRAFASDGSLEGLALAIPYDWRTLGVGPGTRAPINATVRNVGLYPEDFAVALNVSRLNGNGTERTFPVGRLLPNETRSILLEWDVPDLDETIAYEIRARVFVAGTGASDENFFNDERSIGSAGELVARRRVDAAVEARVFPSEGREDLARHLPITLVNRGNVPLDDLIVRRTLERAVQGGSIVVSDRTWIVRGALDPDPAGVPLRRLATDPPLTAADEYLTPGASGLYRLRVEVTLAPGLRDERPDDNEQTAKLVARAALAFEDFDRGFAWRTPAPDVWDRGEGFRSASGLEASNRSSGLLRPMTDAWVETPMLPLSRAQDAVVNLFTRHDLERGYDGGLLEISTDGSTWFPVPPTSADDSSVGYASHLVGSNPLAAGIDPSDEARALTGSSFDDPRNLDGWIPLSFDLANVPGLSENVEFLRVAPPAGPPGPIERIGRGAYAWPALTTSPSDPSARWELHNLTEDLRAVEGTFWWSGFATTGSVESVRSLERNFNVSTAGPDEVVTLSWRDARSGTQGSDWRGIGGSYEFALLQRDAQGILRPLSTHADLEAADIGNGWSLVSIPVEAVDKNRDFTARWTFRSKSVSVANLGWAIENVTLAASRVENGRWVVSSVFSPADEEVSGWTANGWTRVEAIPSRPAPWALVAGAGPEGMPQSIWRFNFAPNADARLVSPAIDLAGVGGTSATLELVHRRSMHVKDDTSTAITSGTDWRFDRHYQAGVVEVSAFNTTSGRWDPYRQVFGKPAGPSQEPRSRAVDAGNGAPYSHPISDAGDPFPRFTREFLQKFKVAGLSTTYNRLLSVPTSYAFSGQTAGSGFERSVFDLSAFMGKQVRIAFHAWSTPTTASGSWSIARAEIAGRVLSAPDATLRFRLGTDASVLPGSWSIDQFEVSARLYGRSVGVHLDPIRVPVSSEPFVVSGHLRNYGAEARPFLGVGLADRTAKPIALATVREGGVVAAPGYLAAAGPFHLAPAGEPGSEARFGFLVKPAAGANFHTIGFELLEAGFAQGSAAYAAADDEVPGRAKRAVHLPIVESRAAAIEDLAFAPSVLAAPGEVRASGRAHNVGTRTLDLVLAATWRDPDGHAIASVQIPVGEIPPGDRRTFEIPRVNLTRSGNHTLRLQPLEGQTPLGAPLDRVYRVATSDVALVTSFESSLEPWSGSGFRRVDDDRAGGAWSVLFGATNEEHARGQAATGSGTLASPRLDLRHALPDTTLTFWHKPAFGPAGSLLLRCDATAIPWPAGARAAGRAPAWEFVEVPLPPSCLGRNTTLVFAIANADGQGWRLDDVGVTMGRPSIARAPASFEVGDSAVKQFPVRVANPGSVPKAIRVGIEPRLSTLLPDQRAWFSAEPDVLLLGPGESGRVNVRVETPAARGLFSQSLVATVQAVDALAPGTGRSIVLPLRFEPAARPDLSVAVAIDGRPVGPARFEVEEAVPHEVSLVVINQGAVPSRATRVELSIVDERTGAPVWSHEDEVPALAPFGGSEEAALVAGSWRPEYGARGNHSLRIAVDPDRLHADYDRANDNLAHRLAVTRLVRPDLVADPTGLLAAKPDGTPVAEAVPGELVRILGSVTNAGIAPARDVVVRMLNGASVLKEERFDALAPGETRFVHVTQFAPAASTTYRLQASTADVELFSSNNEATLALPIFPPEIAIARLASPKVVEPGVEATIVVPLSNVGAHPWTLDLSVSGGRGSVEPDRVALAPGESREVVVRLAVPPHAAGPRPAVLRAEGAGGLVFERTLPITIREVTRVDVVPMYARGPPATVRVDVVVVNPGNTRTSPLLEVLDADGARLAARALEPLDPGATRTETVVVGLPRATPAGHVPAIVRASAGTAESRSETLLDVQAWGAVEFRAPSVSGNGERGFFAWEIVYDGNVASVRRPALFGAPEGVRATFDRNEIRLDPGATLLLNASLEVDEGAAPGLHELRVALIDPGRPSSLAELKAESATIPLDLRRARLALEATLPRAADAGRDVEIPVRVTNMGDRASSVVAVDLYVDGVLQATIALDPIAPGRAKDAILRWTPRDGARNLAVVLDPRGPHALDAPAVAATVLVQATIEGNLENARRSVPGPEALFAAVAALVAFRGRRSPRGR, from the coding sequence ATGCGGAGGCTCGCCCGATCGCCCGACGGGTCCGTCCGACGCAGCGCGCTCCTCGTCCTCGTCCTGCTCCTTGCGCCCTCCGTGGTCGCTCACCACGAAACGCCGAACACGGCGGGCGACGGCCTCCCCAAGACCCCGGATCCCGTGCGCGACGCGGAGAACGCCCTCGCGAACCTCTCCACCACCCCGACGCTCGACCACGCGCGCGACCAATTGCTCGCGATCGAGCGCGCCGCCTTCGAGACCGCCCGCGAGGAGGCGCGGGCGCGCAACGTCAGCGCCGAGGTGCTTCCCTCAGGCCTCGCGCCCGTGTTCCGCGACGCGTTCGACGCCGGCCATCGCGTGGGCGGCCTCGGGGACTGGCGCGTCCTCGCGGGGGCCTGGCGCGTGGACGGGGCGGTGGGGCTCGACGGTTCGGCGGCCTACACCATGACGAACGCCACCCACGGCCGCTACGCCTCGGGCGAGAGCCTCCTCGTCTCGCCCGCGATCGATCTTTCCGCCTATCCGGCGCAGGCGGGCGCCGTTCCCTACGCGGCGAACCACGTGAGCCGCCAGGTGCTGCTCCTCTTCCGCCAGGCGTACACCTTGATGAACCTCGTCGACGGCGGGCAGGTCTACCTGTTCCTGCGGGACCCCGAGGCGCCGGGCGCGCGCCGGATCCTCCTCGAGCCGATGGCCGGCTTCGGCGCCTACGCGGACGGCGTCTCCGCGCTCGGCGGGCGCGGCTTCACGGGCCACCGCGACTGGCACCAGGTCGGCTTCGACCTCACGCCGTTCTCGGGGCGCACCCTCTGGCTCGGCTTCCGCCTCGTCGCCTCGCCGAAGGCCGACGCGACGCCGCCCCCCGACTGGCCGTCCCAATTCGAGGGGGCCGCGCCGTACGGATGGCGCCTCGACGACCTCGAGGTCGTGACGCCGGCGTGGGGTCTCAACCTCAAGGTCGTGGACGTCACGGGCCCGTCGTTCCGCCTCGACGAGAAGGATCCGCTCGTGCGGATCCCGCCCGGCGAGAACGCGACCGTCCGCGCCGAGATCCTTCACGCCGCGGCATCGGCGCGCGAAGCGGTCGCGCGGCTCACCGTGGACGGACTCGGGAAGCCCACGGTCGCGACGGCCCGCGCCTTCCTCCGGCCGGGCGAGGTCTGGCGCCCCGCGGTCACGTTTCTCGCTCCGGACACGCCCGGCGCCCGCGTGACGGTCACGGCGGAAGCGTGGTATCCCGGCCTCGACGGCGGTCCCGCGCCTGGCGATCCGACGCCCGACAACGCGGACAGCCGCACGTTCCTCGTGTCGCGCGTGCAGCGCGCCGACGTGCGCGTGACGCCCTCCTCGTCCATGGTGGACGACGGCGGGACGGTCCACGCGACGGTCCGGGTGACGAACACGGGCAACAGCGACCTGCGGGCGATCCTCGACGTCCGGGAGCACCTTCCGTCCGGCGTCGGGACGCCTGCGGGCTCCGGCGGCACGGCCGAGCTGGGCGCCCTCGACGTGGACCTCGCGCCGGGCGCCGCGCGGTCGTTCGTGCTGGCGGCGCGCCCGGTCGCGCGCGGGGAGCACGCGATCGTCGCGCGCCTCGTCGACGCAGGCGTTCTCGTCGCGAACGCGACCGCGCGCTATTATGTGCACGCCTCGCCCCCGCCGGCGTTCTTCGACCCGGGCGACGCCGCGCGACCGTGGCGGTGGACGGCGGAGCGGGCCACGGCCGTGCCGGTCCTGGATGACTGGATGTGGGTGAGCCGCCATTCGGGGGCGGCCGTCCCCAACACGCTGATCGCGCGGGCCACGCCGGACGCGACGGCAGAGGGCGACGGCGTCCGCTTCAAGGACCTGAAGCTCACGGCGCGGTACTTCCCCCTCGAGATGGTCTCGATGGTCGTCGAGATCAGCCGCCCCAACCCCGTCGGCTTCGGGGCCTCGACGGACGCCGCGCGTTCCGTCGTCTGGCGCCACGAGGTGGACGTGGCGGGATCCCCCGAGATCAAGGAGCAGCGCCTCGCGTGGCAGGACCTCGCGGTCTACGTCGATCCGCTCGAGACGGAGGGGTATCTCGACACCTGGTCGGCGCGCGGGCTCGAAGTGGCCGTCCGCGCGGCGCATGGCGCGACGGCGGGAAACGCGACGGGCCTTTTCCTCGACGACCTTCGTCTCTCGGGCGTCCCCGTCGGCGGCGATCCCGCGGATCGGCTCGACATCGTCCGGATCACCGGCAACGAGACGTACATCCGCGGGGCGCCTCCGACCGACGTCGGCCCCGTCTTTCCGAGCGCCTGCGCCTGGGAGCGCGAAACCTTTCTCGAGATCCTCGTGAAGCAGCACTGCTGGCGCCGGGTGAGCGCGGCGGACGCGCGCGCGGCGCTTTCCGCCCCCGATTGGAGCCGCCTCGCCGGCCCCGTGCCCGCCCGTCTCGGCCGCTCCGACGCGATCGCCGTCATGGACACGACGGCGTCGAACGATCCGTCGCGCCTGCTCTCGCAGCCCATCCGCCTCGAGGCCGCGACCTCGCCCGTCCTGACGTTCGACCACGCGTACGCTTTCACGAGCGCCCCGCTCGACACCCCCGGCCTCGTGAACAGCTTCAGGATCGGCAAGGTCGGCTTCGTGGAGGTCCAATGGCTCCTGCCGGACGGCACGTGGTCTCCCTTCCATCGGCTCGAGCCCGTCGGAGGCTACCCGCACCCCCTCGAGAAGAACGACGCCGGCCAGACCCGCACGAAGGGCGCGGTCACCTCGTGGACGCCCTATTTCGGCTTCTACCATCCAGGGGCCTGCGACATGGACGTCTTCGCGGGCTGCGACGGGGGCGGTTACTACAAGAACGTCGACGCGTCCGGCCAGCTCCGTTGGCGGGAGTACCCTCCCACGCCCAAGCGGGAGACCTCGACGTTCTTCCTCGATCCCTCGCGGCTCGGCGGCAAGAACCTGTCCGACGCCGTGATCCGCATCGCCTTCCACGCATCGAGCTCCCAGGGCGCCGGCGGTTCGTCGAAATCGGTCTGGACGATCGACAACGTCCGGCTGAACCCGGTCCGCGCCTTCGCGTCCGACGGCAGCCTCGAAGGCCTCGCGCTCGCGATCCCCTACGACTGGCGGACGCTCGGGGTCGGTCCCGGAACGCGCGCGCCCATCAACGCGACCGTACGAAACGTCGGCCTCTACCCCGAGGACTTCGCCGTCGCGCTGAACGTTTCGCGCCTCAACGGAAACGGCACGGAGCGGACGTTCCCCGTCGGGCGGCTGCTGCCGAACGAGACGCGCTCGATCCTCCTCGAGTGGGACGTCCCCGACCTCGACGAGACGATCGCCTACGAGATCCGCGCGCGCGTGTTCGTCGCGGGCACCGGCGCAAGCGACGAGAACTTCTTCAACGACGAACGGTCGATCGGATCCGCGGGCGAGCTCGTGGCGCGTCGGCGCGTCGACGCGGCGGTCGAGGCGCGGGTCTTCCCGTCCGAGGGTCGCGAGGATCTCGCGCGCCATCTCCCGATCACCCTGGTGAACCGCGGCAACGTGCCGCTCGACGACCTCATCGTTCGACGCACGCTGGAGCGCGCCGTCCAGGGCGGTTCGATCGTCGTCTCCGACCGGACGTGGATCGTGCGGGGCGCGCTCGACCCGGACCCCGCGGGCGTTCCCCTCCGCCGGCTCGCGACGGATCCCCCGCTCACCGCCGCGGACGAGTACCTCACGCCCGGCGCCTCGGGTCTCTACCGCCTGCGCGTCGAGGTGACGCTTGCGCCCGGGCTTCGCGACGAGCGGCCCGACGACAACGAGCAGACCGCGAAGCTCGTGGCGAGGGCCGCGCTCGCGTTCGAGGATTTCGACCGGGGCTTCGCATGGCGCACCCCCGCGCCCGACGTCTGGGACCGGGGCGAGGGATTCCGCAGCGCTTCCGGGCTCGAAGCCTCGAACCGCTCGAGCGGGCTCCTGCGGCCGATGACCGACGCGTGGGTCGAGACGCCAATGCTGCCGCTCTCGCGCGCGCAGGACGCCGTCGTGAACCTCTTCACGCGCCACGACCTCGAACGCGGCTACGACGGGGGGCTCCTCGAGATCTCGACGGACGGATCGACCTGGTTCCCCGTTCCCCCGACGTCGGCCGACGATTCGAGCGTCGGCTACGCCTCGCATCTCGTGGGCTCGAACCCGCTTGCGGCCGGCATCGACCCTTCGGACGAGGCGCGGGCCCTCACAGGATCGAGCTTCGACGATCCGCGGAACCTGGACGGTTGGATTCCGCTTTCGTTCGACCTCGCGAACGTGCCGGGCCTTTCCGAGAACGTGGAATTCCTCCGGGTCGCGCCGCCCGCGGGCCCCCCGGGGCCGATCGAGCGCATCGGACGCGGCGCCTATGCGTGGCCCGCGCTCACGACGTCCCCGTCCGATCCCTCCGCGCGATGGGAACTGCACAATCTGACCGAGGATCTGCGGGCCGTCGAAGGGACCTTCTGGTGGAGCGGCTTCGCGACGACGGGCTCCGTGGAAAGCGTCCGTAGCCTGGAACGGAATTTCAACGTCTCGACGGCCGGCCCGGACGAGGTCGTCACGTTGTCCTGGCGCGACGCGCGTTCGGGGACGCAAGGATCGGATTGGAGAGGCATCGGCGGTTCGTACGAGTTCGCGTTGCTCCAGCGCGACGCGCAAGGCATCCTTCGCCCGTTGAGCACGCACGCCGACCTCGAAGCCGCGGACATCGGGAACGGGTGGAGCCTCGTCTCGATCCCCGTGGAGGCGGTGGACAAGAACCGTGATTTCACCGCGCGCTGGACCTTCCGATCGAAGTCGGTGAGCGTCGCGAACCTCGGCTGGGCCATCGAGAACGTGACCCTGGCCGCATCCCGCGTCGAAAACGGCCGCTGGGTCGTCTCGAGCGTGTTCTCGCCCGCCGACGAGGAGGTCTCGGGGTGGACGGCGAACGGGTGGACCCGCGTCGAGGCGATCCCGTCGCGACCCGCCCCCTGGGCGCTCGTGGCCGGCGCGGGTCCCGAAGGAATGCCCCAATCCATATGGCGCTTCAACTTCGCGCCCAATGCGGACGCGCGCCTCGTCTCGCCCGCGATCGACCTCGCCGGCGTCGGCGGGACGAGCGCCACGCTCGAGCTCGTGCATCGCCGGTCGATGCATGTGAAGGACGACACGTCGACCGCGATCACGTCCGGGACGGATTGGCGCTTCGACCGCCACTATCAGGCCGGCGTCGTGGAGGTGTCGGCGTTCAACACGACGAGCGGCCGATGGGATCCCTATCGTCAAGTGTTCGGGAAGCCCGCCGGACCCTCCCAGGAACCGCGAAGTCGAGCCGTCGACGCCGGGAACGGGGCGCCGTATTCGCACCCGATCTCGGACGCCGGCGACCCGTTCCCTCGATTTACCCGCGAATTCTTGCAGAAATTCAAGGTCGCGGGGCTGTCGACGACGTACAACCGCCTCTTGAGCGTCCCGACGTCGTATGCCTTCTCGGGCCAAACGGCCGGGTCGGGTTTCGAGCGCAGCGTCTTCGATCTCTCCGCGTTCATGGGCAAGCAGGTCCGCATCGCCTTCCACGCATGGTCGACGCCGACGACGGCGAGCGGCTCGTGGTCCATCGCGCGGGCCGAGATCGCGGGTCGCGTGTTGAGCGCCCCCGACGCGACGCTGCGCTTCCGGCTCGGCACCGACGCGAGCGTCCTTCCCGGGTCGTGGTCGATCGACCAGTTCGAGGTCTCGGCCCGCCTCTACGGCCGCAGCGTCGGCGTCCACCTCGACCCCATCCGGGTTCCCGTCTCCTCGGAGCCCTTCGTCGTGTCCGGCCACCTGCGCAACTACGGGGCCGAGGCGAGACCGTTCCTCGGCGTGGGCCTCGCCGATCGGACCGCGAAACCGATCGCGCTCGCGACGGTGCGCGAAGGCGGCGTCGTCGCGGCCCCGGGCTATCTCGCGGCCGCGGGCCCGTTCCATCTCGCGCCCGCCGGCGAGCCCGGCTCCGAGGCGCGATTCGGGTTCCTCGTCAAGCCGGCGGCGGGGGCGAACTTCCACACGATCGGCTTCGAGCTTCTCGAGGCCGGATTCGCGCAGGGGAGCGCCGCCTATGCGGCGGCCGACGACGAGGTCCCGGGCCGCGCGAAGCGCGCCGTTCATCTGCCGATCGTCGAGTCGCGGGCGGCCGCGATCGAGGACCTCGCGTTCGCCCCCTCGGTCCTCGCGGCCCCGGGCGAGGTGCGGGCGTCCGGCCGCGCGCACAACGTCGGAACGCGCACGCTCGACCTCGTCCTCGCGGCGACGTGGCGCGACCCCGACGGCCACGCGATCGCGTCCGTCCAGATCCCCGTCGGCGAGATCCCGCCCGGCGACCGGCGGACGTTCGAGATCCCGAGGGTGAATCTCACGCGGTCGGGCAACCACACGCTGCGGCTGCAGCCCCTCGAAGGACAGACGCCCCTCGGCGCGCCCCTCGACCGCGTCTACCGCGTCGCGACGAGCGACGTCGCGCTCGTCACCTCGTTCGAGTCGAGCCTCGAGCCGTGGTCGGGCTCCGGCTTCCGGCGCGTGGACGACGACCGCGCGGGCGGGGCGTGGAGCGTCCTCTTCGGCGCGACGAACGAGGAGCACGCGCGCGGCCAAGCGGCGACGGGTTCCGGGACCCTCGCGAGCCCTCGCCTCGACCTGCGACACGCGCTTCCGGACACCACCCTCACGTTCTGGCACAAGCCGGCCTTCGGTCCCGCGGGATCGCTCTTGCTGCGTTGCGACGCGACGGCCATTCCGTGGCCCGCGGGCGCGCGCGCGGCGGGGCGGGCCCCCGCGTGGGAGTTCGTCGAGGTGCCGCTTCCGCCCTCCTGCCTGGGGCGGAACACGACCCTCGTCTTCGCGATCGCGAACGCCGACGGGCAAGGCTGGAGGCTCGACGACGTCGGCGTGACGATGGGACGGCCGTCGATCGCCCGCGCGCCCGCATCCTTCGAGGTCGGCGACAGCGCGGTGAAGCAATTCCCGGTCCGTGTCGCGAATCCGGGGAGCGTCCCGAAGGCGATCCGCGTCGGGATCGAACCGCGCCTCTCGACGCTCCTCCCCGATCAGCGCGCTTGGTTCTCGGCCGAACCCGACGTCCTGCTCCTCGGCCCCGGCGAGTCGGGGCGCGTCAACGTGCGGGTCGAGACGCCGGCCGCACGCGGGCTCTTCTCGCAATCCCTTGTCGCGACCGTCCAGGCGGTCGACGCGCTCGCCCCGGGCACAGGCAGGTCCATCGTGCTGCCGTTGCGATTCGAGCCCGCGGCGCGACCCGACCTCAGCGTCGCCGTGGCCATCGACGGCCGACCCGTCGGCCCGGCGCGGTTCGAGGTGGAGGAGGCGGTTCCCCACGAGGTCTCCCTCGTCGTGATCAACCAGGGGGCGGTGCCGAGCCGCGCGACGCGCGTTGAGCTTTCGATCGTCGACGAGCGGACGGGCGCGCCCGTCTGGTCGCACGAGGACGAGGTCCCCGCCCTCGCCCCCTTCGGAGGCTCGGAGGAAGCCGCGCTCGTCGCCGGTTCGTGGCGACCCGAGTACGGGGCGCGCGGCAACCATTCCCTGCGGATCGCGGTCGACCCCGATCGCCTCCACGCCGACTACGACCGGGCCAACGACAACCTCGCCCACCGCCTCGCGGTCACGCGGCTCGTCCGGCCGGATCTCGTCGCCGACCCGACGGGCCTCTTGGCCGCGAAGCCCGACGGAACTCCGGTCGCTGAAGCGGTGCCCGGCGAGCTCGTGCGGATCCTGGGCAGCGTCACGAACGCCGGCATCGCGCCTGCGCGCGACGTCGTCGTCCGCATGCTGAACGGGGCTTCCGTCCTCAAGGAGGAGCGGTTCGATGCGCTCGCGCCGGGCGAGACCCGATTCGTCCACGTCACCCAGTTCGCGCCCGCCGCCTCGACGACCTACCGGCTCCAGGCGTCGACGGCCGACGTCGAGCTGTTCTCGTCGAACAACGAGGCCACGCTCGCCCTCCCGATCTTCCCGCCCGAGATCGCGATCGCGCGCCTCGCGTCGCCGAAGGTCGTCGAGCCCGGGGTCGAGGCCACCATCGTCGTTCCCCTGTCCAACGTCGGCGCCCATCCGTGGACGCTCGATCTCTCGGTGAGCGGCGGGCGCGGTTCGGTCGAGCCTGACCGTGTCGCGCTCGCGCCCGGCGAATCGCGGGAGGTCGTCGTCCGTCTCGCCGTCCCGCCCCACGCCGCGGGTCCCCGTCCCGCGGTGCTGCGCGCGGAAGGCGCGGGGGGCCTCGTCTTCGAGCGGACGCTCCCGATCACGATCCGCGAGGTCACACGCGTCGACGTCGTCCCGATGTACGCGCGCGGGCCCCCCGCGACCGTCCGGGTCGACGTGGTCGTCGTGAATCCGGGCAACACGCGGACGAGCCCCCTTCTCGAGGTCCTCGACGCCGACGGCGCGAGGCTCGCCGCGCGGGCGCTCGAACCGCTCGATCCCGGCGCGACGCGAACCGAGACCGTCGTCGTCGGGCTCCCGCGCGCCACGCCGGCGGGCCACGTCCCCGCGATCGTCCGCGCGAGCGCGGGAACGGCCGAGTCCCGGTCGGAAACCCTGCTCGACGTCCAGGCCTGGGGCGCGGTCGAATTCCGGGCCCCGTCCGTTTCCGGCAACGGGGAACGCGGATTTTTCGCGTGGGAGATCGTCTACGACGGGAACGTGGCGAGCGTGCGCCGCCCCGCGCTTTTCGGCGCGCCCGAGGGCGTCCGCGCGACCTTCGATCGCAATGAGATCCGACTCGACCCCGGCGCGACCCTCCTGCTCAACGCCTCCCTCGAGGTCGACGAGGGGGCGGCGCCGGGCCTCCACGAGCTTCGCGTCGCCCTGATCGATCCCGGGCGGCCCTCGAGCCTCGCCGAGCTCAAGGCCGAAAGCGCCACGATCCCGCTCGATCTCAGACGCGCGCGACTCGCGCTCGAGGCGACCCTGCCGCGCGCCGCCGACGCGGGGCGCGACGTCGAGATACCGGTGCGCGTCACGAACATGGGCGATCGCGCCTCGTCCGTCGTCGCCGTCGATCTCTACGTCGACGGCGTCCTGCAGGCGACGATCGCGCTTGATCCGATCGCTCCCGGTCGGGCGAAGGATGCCATCCTGCGGTGGACGCCGCGCGACGGCGCGCGCAATCTCGCGGTCGTGCTGGACCCCCGCGGCCCCCACGCCCTCGACGCGCCGGCCGTCGCCGCGACCGTGCTCGTGCAGGCGACGATCGAGGGGAATCTCGAGAACGCGCGGCGGAGCGTGCCGGGACCCGAGGCGCTCTTCGCCGCCGTCGCCGCCCTTGTCGCGTTCCGGGGGAGGCGATCGCCACGCGGTCGCTGA